The Saccharomonospora cyanea NA-134 genome includes a region encoding these proteins:
- a CDS encoding bifunctional riboflavin kinase/FAD synthetase, whose translation MQRWRGVTDLPGDWGRCVVTIGVFDGVHKGHQALISQTVEAARQRGLPSVVLTFDPHPAEVVRPGSHPAQLTTLTRKADLVESLGADVFAVLPFTPELSRLSPDEFVHEILVDRLHAATVIVGENFRFGHKAAGTVETLKALGRRFGFTAHEARLWGRSSPEDGEHTEITYSSTYVRSCIDAGDVVAAAEALGRPHRLEGIVVRGEGRGRHLGYPTANLSLPSFAAVPADGVYACWFVRQGREEQRLPAAVSVGTNPTFSGRERTVEAFVLDFDADLYGQHVALDFVRRLRGQIAFDTPEALVGQIDDDVVRTRRALER comes from the coding sequence GTGCAACGATGGCGTGGTGTGACGGACCTCCCTGGCGACTGGGGCCGGTGCGTGGTCACGATCGGGGTGTTCGACGGTGTCCACAAAGGTCACCAGGCGCTGATCTCCCAGACGGTGGAAGCGGCTCGGCAGCGGGGCCTGCCGAGCGTGGTCCTGACCTTCGATCCGCACCCGGCGGAGGTCGTGCGTCCCGGTAGCCACCCCGCGCAGCTCACGACACTCACGCGCAAGGCCGATCTGGTGGAGAGCCTGGGAGCCGACGTCTTCGCGGTCCTGCCGTTCACACCGGAGTTGTCCAGGCTGAGCCCCGACGAGTTCGTGCACGAGATCCTCGTCGACCGGCTGCACGCCGCCACCGTCATCGTGGGGGAGAACTTCCGCTTCGGGCACAAGGCCGCGGGCACGGTGGAGACGCTGAAGGCGCTGGGCAGGCGGTTCGGGTTCACGGCGCACGAGGCCCGGCTGTGGGGCCGGTCGTCGCCCGAGGACGGCGAGCACACCGAGATCACCTACTCGTCCACCTACGTGCGGTCGTGCATCGACGCCGGTGACGTGGTGGCCGCGGCCGAAGCCCTCGGCAGGCCGCACCGGTTGGAGGGCATCGTGGTGCGCGGTGAGGGCCGCGGTCGCCACCTCGGCTACCCCACGGCCAACCTGTCGCTGCCCAGCTTCGCCGCCGTGCCCGCCGACGGCGTCTACGCGTGCTGGTTCGTCCGGCAGGGCCGGGAGGAGCAGCGGCTGCCCGCCGCCGTGTCGGTGGGGACCAACCCCACCTTCTCGGGACGGGAGCGGACCGTGGAGGCCTTCGTGCTGGACTTCGACGCCGACCTCTACGGCCAGCACGTGGCCCTCGACTTCGTGCGGCGACTGCGGGGGCAGATCGCCTTCGACACCCCCGAGGCTCTCGTCGGCCAGATCGACGACGACGTGGTACGCACCCGCCGGGCTCTGGAACGGTGA
- a CDS encoding helix-turn-helix domain-containing protein: MDDHKIVQRNIALQREWYGEPLGDRVRRLVVAFDVSQAYLAEVLGISAPMLSQVMSGRRAKIGNPVVLARLIMLERKVLTPDVAAGSKEAIRAALEDVKASRPTVNRDNFPVGVGPDETAVLTALREIAEDESLLDAAERLDAEFPAIADLLRRAGKSQAQ, translated from the coding sequence GTGGATGACCACAAGATCGTCCAGCGGAACATCGCGTTGCAGCGCGAGTGGTACGGCGAACCACTCGGTGATCGCGTGCGCAGGCTTGTGGTCGCCTTCGACGTCTCGCAGGCATACCTTGCCGAGGTGCTGGGTATCAGCGCACCCATGCTCAGTCAGGTCATGAGCGGGCGACGCGCCAAGATCGGCAACCCCGTGGTGCTCGCCCGGCTCATCATGCTCGAACGCAAGGTCCTCACACCGGACGTCGCGGCGGGCAGCAAGGAGGCCATCCGCGCCGCGTTGGAGGACGTCAAGGCGTCGAGGCCCACGGTGAACCGGGACAACTTCCCGGTGGGAGTGGGGCCCGACGAGACGGCCGTGCTCACGGCGCTGCGGGAGATCGCCGAGGACGAGAGCCTGCTGGACGCCGCCGAGCGGTTGGACGCGGAGTTCCCCGCCATCGCCGACCTGCTGCGCCGGGCGGGGAAGTCGCAGGCGCAGTAG
- a CDS encoding 2'-5' RNA ligase family protein — MAERARLFSAVVPPPAVLTALRRGLRHTGRVRSPGLRWTTPEQWHVTLGFYGLDDPGARAEWLRARLTGLAAPVVRIEGSGSFRGVLWVGVHGSGLAEVAEAARPDEERRPYVAHLTLALARRGARTSQRSAQAAVEQWRRALADVRGPEWTATEVVLMRSDPAGEPGVGPRYSVVDRFPLDAPN, encoded by the coding sequence ATGGCGGAGCGGGCCCGGCTGTTCAGCGCGGTGGTGCCGCCGCCTGCGGTGCTCACCGCCCTTCGCCGCGGGCTGCGGCACACCGGGCGGGTTCGCTCGCCGGGACTGCGGTGGACCACGCCTGAGCAGTGGCACGTCACGCTGGGTTTCTACGGGTTGGACGACCCGGGGGCGAGGGCCGAGTGGTTGCGGGCGCGGCTGACCGGGCTCGCCGCACCGGTGGTGCGGATCGAGGGGTCCGGCTCGTTTCGCGGTGTACTGTGGGTCGGGGTGCACGGCAGCGGTCTCGCCGAGGTGGCGGAGGCCGCGCGTCCCGACGAGGAGAGACGCCCGTACGTCGCCCACCTCACCCTGGCGCTGGCCCGGCGCGGAGCGCGGACGTCGCAGCGCTCCGCCCAGGCGGCCGTCGAGCAGTGGCGCCGGGCACTCGCCGACGTCCGGGGCCCGGAGTGGACGGCCACCGAGGTGGTGCTGATGCGCAGCGACCCGGCGGGTGAGCCCGGCGTCGGTCCGCGCTACAGCGTGGTCGACCGGTTCCCCCTCGACGCGCCGAACTGA
- the rpsO gene encoding 30S ribosomal protein S15, translating into MALTTEEKKSILAEYGLHESDTGSPEAQVALLTKRITGLTEHLKVHKQDHHSRRGLLLLVGRRRRLLNYLMRVDIARYRSLIQRLGLRR; encoded by the coding sequence GTGGCTCTGACCACCGAGGAGAAGAAGTCGATCCTGGCCGAGTACGGGCTCCACGAGTCCGACACGGGATCGCCCGAGGCGCAGGTGGCCCTGCTGACGAAGCGGATCACCGGCCTCACCGAGCACCTGAAGGTGCACAAGCAGGACCACCACTCGCGCCGTGGCCTGTTGCTGCTGGTCGGCCGTCGTCGCCGACTGCTCAACTACCTGATGCGAGTGGACATCGCGCGCTACCGTTCGCTGATCCAGCGACTCGGTCTGCGTCGATGA